The Christiangramia flava JLT2011 genome has a segment encoding these proteins:
- the pafA gene encoding alkaline phosphatase PafA has product MKRFYFLLFISFLVVQAHAQETQDKPKLVVGIVIDQMRYDYLQKFWSRFEDGGFKRMINEGYNFKNNHYNYAPTFTGPGHTSVWTGTSPMNHGIIGNDWYSKFEDQMVYCAGDDRVDPVGTESAAGKMSPHRMVSTTLADQNRLHTQFRGKTIGVSIKDRGAILPAGHTANAAYWFVGGDEGKFVTSSYYMNELPQWAKDFNNSGKNKSYLKTWNTLYEIDSYIMSGPDKNNFEGGFKGNETAEFPYELGKINKDNGRYSIIPQTPYGDDITLDFAEAAILGEQLGQDADTDILALSFSSTDKVGHNFGVNSKELEDTYLRLDKNISDLLTFLDQNVGENNYTVFLTSDHAGNHVSGYLESVRIPTNNLEYGDFIDAMEVFLQEKYDTEGLISNVSNQQIFFNYKKLEEEEINTEDFEKVISAYLLQQPGIYKVFTRTELTSGSFDSGVGYVVQNGFNQKRSGDIAFVKYPGSGFEKGSMHGSVWNYDTHAPLLFFGKGIPHGSTFERTEIIDIAPTMAALLGIEYPNATSGKPLFQMLDLPAESE; this is encoded by the coding sequence ATGAAACGCTTTTATTTTCTTCTTTTTATATCATTTCTAGTAGTGCAGGCACATGCACAGGAAACTCAGGATAAACCAAAACTGGTGGTGGGAATCGTTATAGACCAGATGCGTTATGATTACCTTCAGAAATTCTGGTCAAGATTCGAAGACGGTGGTTTTAAGAGGATGATCAACGAAGGCTATAATTTCAAAAACAATCATTACAATTATGCCCCTACTTTCACCGGGCCTGGTCATACTTCTGTATGGACCGGGACAAGCCCCATGAATCACGGGATTATTGGAAATGACTGGTACAGTAAATTTGAAGATCAAATGGTTTACTGCGCGGGCGATGATCGCGTAGACCCGGTGGGAACCGAATCAGCTGCAGGGAAAATGTCTCCACACCGAATGGTTTCCACTACGCTGGCCGATCAGAACAGGCTGCACACACAGTTCCGTGGGAAAACCATAGGTGTTTCCATTAAAGATCGTGGTGCTATTTTGCCAGCCGGTCATACAGCAAACGCGGCCTACTGGTTCGTGGGAGGTGATGAAGGGAAATTTGTGACGAGCTCGTACTACATGAATGAATTACCACAGTGGGCTAAAGATTTTAATAATTCAGGTAAGAACAAGAGTTATCTGAAAACCTGGAATACGCTTTATGAAATTGATTCTTATATCATGAGCGGCCCAGATAAGAACAATTTTGAGGGAGGTTTCAAAGGAAATGAAACTGCTGAATTTCCCTATGAACTTGGAAAGATCAATAAAGACAATGGTCGTTACAGCATCATCCCGCAAACACCTTATGGCGATGATATTACCTTAGATTTTGCCGAAGCGGCTATTTTGGGAGAACAGTTGGGGCAGGATGCGGATACTGATATTCTTGCTTTAAGCTTTTCTAGTACCGATAAAGTTGGTCATAATTTCGGGGTGAATTCCAAGGAGCTGGAAGATACGTATCTTAGGCTGGATAAGAATATTTCAGACCTGCTGACATTCCTCGACCAGAATGTGGGTGAAAATAATTATACCGTTTTTCTTACTTCAGATCATGCAGGAAATCACGTTTCCGGTTACCTGGAATCAGTGAGGATCCCTACCAATAACCTCGAGTACGGAGATTTTATAGACGCGATGGAAGTTTTTCTTCAGGAAAAATATGATACGGAAGGCCTGATCAGCAATGTTTCCAATCAGCAAATATTCTTCAATTATAAAAAGCTGGAAGAAGAGGAGATCAATACGGAAGATTTTGAAAAGGTCATCTCCGCATACCTTTTACAGCAGCCAGGGATCTATAAAGTATTTACAAGAACAGAGCTTACCAGCGGTTCATTTGATTCGGGTGTGGGCTACGTGGTTCAGAATGGGTTCAACCAGAAACGCAGCGGGGATATCGCTTTTGTGAAGTATCCTGGCAGCGGCTTTGAAAAAGGCTCGATGCACGGGAGTGTTTGGAATTACGATACGCACGCGCCTTTGCTCTTCTTCGGAAAAGGAATTCCGCACGGTAGTACTTTTGAACGAACTGAAATTATCGATATCGCACCAACAATGGCTGCCCTATTGGGTATTGAATATCCGAATGCGACCAGCGGAAAACCGCTTTTCCAAATGCTGGACCTGCCTGCAGAATCAGAATAA
- a CDS encoding MlaE family ABC transporter permease, whose protein sequence is MTYLHSIGEYFLMLKGVFGRMTKASVLRSLIFKEINDLIMGSMGIVAFLSFFIGAVVAIQTALNLNNPLIPSSLVAYAARQSVILEFSPTFISIIMAGKVGSFITSSIGSMRVTEQIDALEVMGINSKNYLIFPKIIAMLTYPFVIAISMFLGILGAYCAAVLGNFVTSDDFISGLQDDFIPFHLIYAFIKTFMFSFILATVPAYHGYYMRGGALEVGEAATTSFVWTSVILIITNYTVTQLLLS, encoded by the coding sequence ATGACGTACCTGCACTCGATTGGGGAATATTTTTTAATGCTCAAAGGAGTTTTTGGAAGGATGACCAAGGCATCTGTTCTCCGCAGCCTGATCTTTAAAGAGATAAATGACCTGATCATGGGATCGATGGGAATTGTAGCATTTCTCTCCTTCTTTATCGGGGCAGTAGTCGCTATTCAAACTGCACTCAACCTGAACAATCCCCTCATACCGTCCTCGCTGGTGGCTTACGCCGCAAGACAATCGGTAATTCTCGAGTTTTCCCCAACTTTTATTTCTATCATCATGGCTGGAAAAGTTGGTTCATTCATCACTTCCAGCATTGGATCCATGAGGGTGACGGAACAGATCGACGCCTTGGAAGTGATGGGGATTAACAGTAAGAACTACCTTATTTTCCCCAAGATCATCGCGATGCTTACATATCCATTTGTGATCGCCATTTCGATGTTCCTCGGCATTTTAGGCGCTTATTGCGCAGCAGTTTTGGGAAATTTTGTGACTTCAGATGATTTTATTAGTGGTTTGCAGGACGATTTCATACCGTTTCATTTAATATACGCCTTCATCAAAACTTTCATGTTTTCCTTTATTCTGGCAACGGTGCCTGCCTATCACGGTTATTATATGAGAGGTGGAGCGCTTGAAGTTGGTGAAGCCGCCACGACTTCATTTGTCTGGACCAGTGTGATCCTGATTATTACGAACTATACCGTAACCCAATTATTGTTGAGCTGA
- a CDS encoding ABC transporter ATP-binding protein — protein MIEVKNLHKSFGGQQVLKGIDYVFERGKTNLIIGQSGSGKSVFLKCMLGLFKPDEGTIAYDGKPYSSFSDEEQRELRKEIGMLFQGGALFDSMTVEENVMFPLRMFTNQRKKEMRERVQEVLERVNLEGSNQKMPSEISGGMQKRVAIARAIVNKPKYLFCDEPNSGLDPKTATVIDNLIQQITHENDITTVLITHDMNSVLEIGERIAFLKDGVLAWKGTKEEIFKTDDKAVTEFVYSSDLFQQVRAAQLKG, from the coding sequence ATGATTGAAGTGAAGAATCTACATAAGTCTTTTGGCGGTCAGCAGGTGCTGAAAGGGATCGACTATGTCTTTGAGAGAGGAAAGACCAACCTGATCATTGGCCAGTCTGGGTCTGGGAAAAGTGTTTTTCTGAAATGTATGCTGGGCCTTTTTAAACCTGATGAAGGTACGATTGCCTACGACGGAAAGCCTTATTCTTCATTTTCAGATGAAGAACAGCGTGAACTCCGGAAAGAGATCGGAATGCTGTTTCAGGGTGGCGCTTTGTTCGATTCCATGACCGTGGAAGAAAATGTGATGTTTCCGCTGCGAATGTTTACCAATCAGCGGAAAAAGGAAATGAGGGAGCGCGTACAGGAAGTACTGGAACGAGTAAACCTGGAAGGTTCCAATCAAAAAATGCCTTCCGAAATTAGCGGTGGTATGCAGAAACGGGTGGCGATCGCACGCGCGATCGTTAATAAACCAAAATACCTTTTTTGCGATGAACCCAACTCTGGTTTGGATCCAAAAACTGCCACGGTAATTGATAATTTAATCCAGCAGATCACGCACGAAAACGATATTACCACGGTGCTGATCACGCACGATATGAACTCAGTACTCGAAATTGGAGAACGAATCGCTTTCTTAAAAGACGGAGTTCTTGCCTGGAAAGGCACGAAAGAGGAAATCTTTAAAACCGACGATAAAGCGGTGACAGAATTTGTATATTCCTCAGATCTTTTTCAGCAGGTGCGTGCCGCACAATTGAAAGGCTAG
- a CDS encoding DUF389 domain-containing protein codes for MTNTTNTNEPEKKEDKKLADDAIRIGSEARSFISRLLDIRPDTDRESTLEAVKKDISFKGHNAWILIFSIFVASIGLNVGSTAVIIGAMLISPLMGPIVGIGMSVGINDVETLKRSLVNLGIMVGLSVLTATLYFFISPFKGENAELMGRTYPTILDVLVALFGGLALIVGKTKKGTIASVILGVAIATALMPPLCTVGYGIANAKWDYAAGALYLFSINAVFIALSTFLVVKLLGFPLVRYANSKRRRRTAQIASAVAIIVMIPSIILFVNLLRKTVFEAQADSFVNDHVMYDGTEIIKFNRDYDSKVISVYMIGEQVPEKTINTWRDQLLNIEPLKNAKLVIHQGMGQGEDINVLSTQLRSGILEDLYVKNQEALEDKDKRIQLLENELSKYQASGFSFVDISKEAKVNYENIEQIGYSNEISTNFSKIDTLPTFTVQWNSEVSGKDLRQQQQKFGEWLKLRLKLDTLAIKNIR; via the coding sequence ATGACAAATACAACGAATACCAACGAGCCGGAAAAGAAAGAAGATAAGAAACTGGCTGATGATGCCATCCGAATTGGTTCGGAAGCGCGTAGTTTTATTAGCAGGTTACTAGACATTCGTCCGGATACCGATCGGGAATCTACCCTGGAAGCGGTTAAAAAAGATATTTCCTTTAAAGGCCATAATGCCTGGATCCTGATATTTTCCATTTTCGTGGCCTCGATCGGGCTGAATGTGGGAAGTACCGCAGTGATAATCGGTGCGATGCTTATTTCACCATTAATGGGGCCGATCGTGGGTATCGGGATGTCTGTGGGGATCAACGATGTGGAAACATTGAAGCGCTCCCTGGTCAACCTCGGGATCATGGTTGGGCTGAGTGTGCTCACTGCCACTTTATATTTTTTCATTTCACCTTTTAAAGGAGAGAACGCAGAACTGATGGGACGCACCTATCCCACGATCCTGGATGTGCTGGTGGCTTTATTTGGCGGACTTGCCCTGATCGTTGGAAAAACCAAAAAAGGCACGATTGCCAGCGTGATCCTTGGTGTAGCCATTGCTACGGCTTTGATGCCTCCTCTCTGCACCGTGGGTTACGGAATTGCCAATGCGAAATGGGATTACGCAGCCGGCGCTTTGTACCTGTTTTCGATCAACGCCGTTTTCATCGCTCTTTCAACCTTCCTGGTGGTGAAATTGCTCGGTTTTCCGCTGGTTCGATATGCGAACAGTAAGCGAAGGAGAAGGACCGCACAGATCGCTTCAGCCGTTGCCATTATCGTCATGATTCCCAGTATTATCTTATTTGTAAACCTGCTTCGGAAAACGGTTTTTGAAGCCCAGGCCGATAGTTTCGTGAACGATCACGTCATGTACGATGGTACCGAGATCATTAAATTTAACCGTGATTATGACAGTAAGGTGATTTCGGTTTATATGATCGGGGAACAAGTGCCTGAAAAGACGATCAATACCTGGCGGGATCAGTTGCTGAATATTGAACCTCTGAAAAATGCCAAACTAGTGATTCATCAGGGAATGGGCCAGGGTGAAGATATCAATGTGCTTTCCACACAGCTTAGAAGCGGAATTCTGGAAGATCTGTATGTCAAAAATCAGGAGGCGCTGGAAGATAAGGACAAACGCATCCAATTGCTCGAAAATGAACTTTCCAAATACCAGGCGAGCGGATTTTCTTTTGTAGATATCAGTAAGGAAGCCAAAGTGAATTACGAGAATATCGAACAAATTGGGTATTCCAATGAAATTTCGACCAATTTCAGCAAAATTGATACGCTGCCTACTTTTACCGTTCAGTGGAATTCAGAAGTATCCGGAAAAGACTTGCGCCAGCAACAGCAGAAATTCGGGGAATGGTTGAAGTTACGACTGAAACTGGATACGCTGGCGATCAAAAATATTCGTTAG
- a CDS encoding mannose-1-phosphate guanylyltransferase, which yields MSEKKNGNYYAIVMAGGVGSRFWPSSKAKNPKQFIDILGVGETLFQTTFKRLSQLIPKENIYILTNKAYVGLIKEQVPQIIDEQIVPEPEMRNTAPSILLGSMKIFLKNPDAITVIAPSDHWIEDQDAFTESLKMAFSAAEKEDRLITLGFEPTYPNTGYGYIQFEKGDAAEVRKVLQFTEKPNLKKANQFLSERNYLWNAGIFIWSAKYILECFKQFAPEMYRLFEKGKDVYNTKHEKAFLEQYYKTAANISIDYAVMEKSDAIYVIPVSFKWSDLGTWSSVKDHLASDEEGNTIINSRLVAENAENNIISGYDRKIVVLKNISDLIIVEDEEVLMIVPKEDEQDIKSLREAVMKKYGDDLG from the coding sequence ATGAGTGAGAAAAAAAATGGGAATTATTATGCAATTGTGATGGCAGGTGGCGTTGGATCGCGGTTCTGGCCTTCAAGCAAGGCGAAAAACCCGAAACAGTTCATCGATATTCTTGGTGTGGGCGAGACCTTGTTTCAAACAACCTTTAAGAGGTTAAGTCAGCTTATTCCGAAAGAAAACATTTATATTCTTACAAACAAGGCTTACGTAGGACTGATCAAAGAACAGGTGCCACAGATCATCGATGAGCAGATCGTCCCCGAGCCGGAAATGAGAAATACGGCACCCAGCATTCTGCTAGGTTCCATGAAAATATTTCTGAAGAATCCTGATGCCATTACGGTCATTGCGCCAAGTGACCACTGGATCGAAGATCAGGATGCATTTACCGAGTCCCTGAAAATGGCATTTTCTGCTGCTGAAAAAGAGGATCGTTTGATCACATTGGGATTCGAGCCTACCTATCCCAATACCGGATACGGCTACATCCAATTTGAAAAAGGAGATGCAGCGGAGGTGCGAAAAGTGCTTCAGTTTACTGAAAAACCAAACCTGAAAAAAGCGAACCAGTTCCTGAGTGAACGAAATTACTTGTGGAATGCCGGTATTTTCATTTGGAGTGCCAAGTACATTCTGGAATGTTTTAAACAGTTCGCCCCAGAAATGTACCGACTTTTTGAAAAGGGAAAAGACGTTTACAATACCAAACACGAAAAGGCATTTTTAGAACAATATTATAAGACCGCTGCCAATATTTCTATCGATTATGCGGTGATGGAAAAATCAGACGCCATTTATGTGATTCCGGTTTCTTTTAAGTGGAGTGACCTGGGCACCTGGTCTTCGGTGAAAGATCATCTGGCTAGCGATGAAGAGGGGAATACCATCATTAACAGCAGGCTGGTTGCTGAAAACGCTGAAAATAATATCATCTCCGGATATGACCGGAAAATTGTAGTTTTAAAGAATATTTCCGATCTCATTATCGTGGAAGACGAGGAGGTCCTGATGATCGTTCCCAAGGAGGACGAACAGGATATCAAATCTCTAAGGGAAGCGGTGATGAAGAAATATGGTGATGATCTGGGTTAA
- a CDS encoding SprT-like domain-containing protein, whose translation MRDILAKYLPSHAVEPVSELIKMNSVHLKIVNERVTRHGDYRRMPDGSQQITVNANLNKYRFLITTVHEIAHLVAFEKYGRAIKPHGAEWKFCFRNLMLPFIRPEIFPNALLPLIARHFKNPRASSDTDAQLSVALKSFDPENDKSYIFEIPMGALFRIYNGKTFKRGPRKIKRYECLEVDTGRIYLFQPNAEVQLIKA comes from the coding sequence ATGAGAGATATTCTTGCGAAATATTTGCCTTCTCACGCGGTGGAGCCGGTGTCTGAGCTCATTAAAATGAATTCGGTGCATCTGAAGATCGTGAACGAACGGGTGACCCGGCATGGTGATTACAGGAGGATGCCAGACGGTAGCCAGCAGATCACCGTGAATGCAAACCTTAATAAATATCGGTTTCTGATCACTACGGTGCATGAGATCGCACACCTGGTTGCTTTTGAAAAGTATGGGAGAGCGATCAAGCCACATGGAGCCGAGTGGAAATTCTGTTTTCGGAATCTGATGCTGCCCTTTATCAGGCCGGAAATCTTTCCGAATGCTTTGCTACCGCTGATCGCAAGACATTTCAAAAACCCGAGAGCCAGCAGCGATACCGATGCCCAATTATCGGTAGCATTGAAATCTTTCGATCCGGAAAATGATAAGAGTTATATCTTTGAAATTCCGATGGGAGCACTTTTCCGAATTTATAATGGTAAAACATTCAAAAGAGGTCCCAGGAAGATCAAAAGGTATGAATGCCTGGAAGTAGATACCGGAAGAATATACCTTTTTCAGCCAAATGCTGAAGTACAATTAATCAAGGCTTAA
- a CDS encoding SDR family NAD(P)-dependent oxidoreductase: MKNIVITGTSRGIGFEMVRIFSEMGHRVLALSRNEEPILAQQLENVHAFSFDITSSEAISRVSSFVAENWGSVHVLINNAGALVNKAFEELSLADFRKSYEVNVFGVAEVTRVLLPFMEANSHVVNISSMGGVQGSMKFPGLAAYSSSKGALITLTELLAEEYKDGGPSFNVLALGAVQTEMLQEAFPGYEAPVTATQMGEYIVNFSLNGHKFYNGKIMQVSNSTP; encoded by the coding sequence ATGAAGAATATAGTGATTACCGGTACCAGCCGGGGAATCGGTTTTGAGATGGTTCGGATATTTTCTGAAATGGGACACCGGGTACTTGCCCTATCCCGAAATGAAGAGCCCATTCTTGCACAACAGCTCGAAAATGTCCATGCATTTTCTTTTGATATCACCTCTTCCGAAGCAATTTCCAGGGTCAGTAGTTTTGTGGCTGAAAACTGGGGCAGTGTGCATGTGCTCATCAATAACGCAGGTGCTTTGGTAAATAAGGCTTTTGAAGAGCTTAGTCTTGCAGACTTTCGCAAAAGTTACGAAGTGAATGTTTTTGGCGTTGCGGAAGTGACCCGTGTTCTGTTACCTTTTATGGAGGCCAATTCCCATGTGGTAAATATCAGTAGTATGGGTGGGGTACAGGGTAGTATGAAGTTTCCCGGTCTTGCCGCCTATAGTAGTAGTAAAGGAGCGCTGATCACCCTTACCGAGCTCCTTGCTGAAGAATATAAAGACGGAGGCCCTTCTTTCAACGTGCTTGCTCTTGGTGCGGTTCAAACAGAAATGCTGCAGGAAGCTTTTCCTGGCTATGAAGCTCCGGTTACCGCCACGCAAATGGGGGAATATATCGTGAATTTCAGTCTTAATGGCCACAAATTTTATAACGGGAAGATCATGCAGGTTTCCAACAGCACTCCTTAA
- a CDS encoding M28 family metallopeptidase: MRKNNILVRLSMVFASVLLVACSSQSVKKTLKPSISSESIAEYINYLASDELEGRNTGSEGIDKAADFIQNTFENAEIPPFFETYRDSFQVGEVTGFNILGVIEGSDPALKKEYVLVGAHYDHIGKASPVEGDSIANGANDNASGTVGVLKLAEAFAENRQNKRTLIFALFSGEELGLRGSASLAQHLKEQGLDLYTMVNLEMIGVPMKAKTYEAYLTGYKESNMAQKMNKYAGMELVGFLPQAGQLNLFRRSDNYPFYQQFHIPAQTVSTFDFSNYDFYHHVDDEAPFMNTDHMANLLQDLYPAILEMTRTSEREIKMNE; encoded by the coding sequence ATGCGGAAAAACAACATTTTAGTTCGGTTATCGATGGTTTTTGCCAGTGTTTTACTGGTTGCCTGTAGCAGCCAGTCGGTTAAGAAAACACTGAAGCCAAGTATCTCTTCTGAAAGTATCGCGGAGTACATAAATTATCTGGCTTCAGATGAACTCGAGGGCCGAAATACGGGATCTGAAGGAATTGATAAAGCCGCTGATTTTATTCAGAATACCTTCGAAAATGCAGAAATTCCACCATTCTTTGAAACCTATCGGGACAGTTTCCAGGTCGGGGAGGTGACCGGTTTCAATATTCTCGGGGTGATCGAAGGAAGTGATCCTGCGCTGAAGAAAGAATATGTATTGGTAGGTGCCCATTACGACCATATAGGAAAGGCGAGCCCCGTAGAGGGTGACAGTATCGCCAATGGCGCTAATGACAATGCCTCCGGAACTGTGGGTGTGCTGAAACTGGCAGAAGCATTTGCTGAAAACAGGCAAAATAAGAGGACCCTGATTTTCGCACTATTTTCCGGGGAGGAATTGGGTTTGAGAGGTTCGGCCAGTCTCGCGCAACATTTGAAGGAACAGGGATTAGATTTATATACCATGGTAAACCTCGAAATGATTGGCGTTCCTATGAAAGCCAAAACCTATGAAGCTTATCTAACGGGTTACAAAGAATCTAATATGGCCCAAAAAATGAACAAATATGCAGGGATGGAACTGGTTGGTTTTCTGCCTCAGGCGGGCCAGCTGAATCTTTTCCGTAGAAGTGATAATTACCCGTTTTACCAGCAATTTCATATTCCTGCGCAAACGGTATCGACTTTCGATTTTTCCAATTATGATTTTTACCATCATGTAGATGATGAGGCGCCATTTATGAATACCGATCATATGGCCAACCTGCTGCAAGATCTGTATCCTGCGATCCTGGAAATGACGCGCACATCAGAACGGGAAATAAAAATGAACGAATAA